CCATGGGCTAGACCCAATCATACTGCTTGATCTTAGAAAAAAGGCTGAGATAGGTGAACCAACCATACTACATATCATGTATAAGCATAGTGAACCCTTTTTGTAATTGCCATGTCCTCTCTTTATTGGTGGGCTTCtcatcttgttgtaaccaaggtttGATTacaataagaatttttttttttgtagaattaCAATAAGAttataatcttatttttttactttttaggagtacatctttttttttttagaatgatAATATATCCTGTGATTTCACGTGAAAATTGCATTAAAtgactttcaattttttaaaaatctttttaaaacaagtaaatattaCAATTTTTTAGTTCAACcttttggtgacaacaagttaTTCCCTTTcattcttacaaaaaaaaaaagttattccCTTTCAtcaatatgagacagagacaaAGACGAGGTGtcaaaagagagagatggaatgACCTACACAACCACTTCAGATGCATTTTCCCAatatatcaaaagaagaaagaatgtcTTTCCAATTAAAAAAGATTAATCAATGTGCAATAAAATATAATTAGGTTAAATTATTGAACTATATAAGCAAAAATGTTCAAAATAGCATGACATATTGTTGAGATGAAatcccaatttatttatttaatttttggtgAAAAATGAAATCCCAAATTTGATACATggttaatgggaaaaagaatgctatctAATCATGTGACTCTGTTCTCAAACACAAGAGTTTGTGAAAATACCACCTTgtcccatgaaataaaaaattatatctaTATTGATTTAGCCCGTCTCTAAAGAACCTTGTACGCCCAGGGTgcatcacatccctaggcgtgcaTAGAGATATATGTGGCACAATCTAATCGTTGGATGCCCCTTGAGCACTGGGCTCCATAGAGACGATCCTAATCCATTTACATACCTTTTCATTGACCCCACACTGACGCAACATGATCAGATAACAATCTCCTACCCATAATTAATTTATAGGGCTTACAAACCATTAGTCATGGGTCCTAAGAATCACCCACCATGTGGCCTAAAAGCCATCGATCATTATTATGACTTTATGAGAGACAAGGAGAAGGTTTCCCCTTGAAATCGCAAATGGGAAAAGATGCCCATCACACTGTGAATATTCTATCCTATGCTGACTCATATTCTATGATGGGCCCTACACTTTTTCTCCATATTAAATGTCCACGTAAACGAACTATTTCCTGCTATGCGAAAATTAACGTCAATTGGTGAGAAATTGAACTCTAGCACCATGGTACAAAATTGTAAGTATAGTATCAGTGGCCATATCGGTCACCGCCAATACCGACATAATATTTATCTGACTGTATCGGTCTGTATTGGATGAAAATTTACAAATGATTCACTTTTTGGCCGACACTGCTGATTCGATATACAATACTCGGAAACATTCGTGGGAAGGGGAAAAAACACGTTTAAAGTTTGAATCATATTGGATTTATCTGATACACATGcctttatcaaaaaaacaaaaaaaaaatctgatacCAATGCTTAGAGCCATGCGttggaaagaggaaaaaaaagtttaaaggtTTGGCACATATTGGGCCAACTTGAACAGACGTAGCATAAGCCCTTGGTTAAAAAAGCCCAGCAAAAACTTTCTTTGTGTTGGGATTTAGTTATAGCTGAGGTCCAATTCAAATTTTCAGATGGGTTAGATTGTTAGAAGACAGACCACTTCAGGCAAGCAAGAGTGACTTGATGTTTGTATACCTGTGacgtgaagagagaatctcttaataCAAGTAATATGAACCTTGGTGGGCGGGATTAATGATGATATTTATTATTCTAAGAGTCTAATCAGAATGTTAAAGCACTATGGTGAAGAGATCCTGTCTTTACCCTATGTGAATACACCTTCAATAAAAGTTATGTTGTAGCCTTGTAGGCATGATAGAACTGGGTTTATTCACACAGATTACAAAAATAGACCCAATTGGTCATTACCAAACAGTTCAAATCCGCTTCATTAAAATGGAAGTAAGAATTGTAAAATTGtaccaaaaatataaaattcttcttcagttttttttcttctccttcttaccCTTGACAACGTGAAGGGGCGTTTTTTCCGCTAAGAAAATTCAGTCTTTAAGGTGGGAAGAGAAATCTCTATGCGCTCTTCTACTTTCCAAATTTTGGGGAGTGGGATCTCTTTCCAATTTTAGCTCAAGAtctctccaatatttctattttGACAATTTTCCTTAAGTGGGTATTGTCAATGCTTCCTAAAACTCCTATATAAACCAACCATCTCCCAAGCAGAGGAGACTCATCGATCAGATCTTCCCTAGAACTTCTTCTTGAAGCAATGGAAGCCTCAAAGTCACCTTGTACCAAAGATGCTAGTAGTTATTCTGATCTGATCGTTGTGTTATTGCATTCAAGTCATGCTCTTATTGCTGAAGCAAGACCAATGCACATGGATTTAAAGAGCAAAACTCCCTCAGGTCAAAACCCACAAGGAGGTGTTCATGTCCAACATGAAGTTCCAGGTGGTCTGGATCCAATTCATAATGGATTTGGGACGTCAGAGGACCATGTCAACCGTTTGGTTCCATCATCAGCTCCAAGCCCAATAATTCATAATAGAAGGACATGCCCTATTCAAATGGACAATGAATTTGGGTCAGATGACCATGTCAACCGTTTGAACCGTTTGGTTCGACCATCAGGTCCAAGCCCTATTCAAACGAACCTAAATCCCTGATTTAATGACCATCTTAGCCAATTAGAAGAGCTCTATATCAAGATCTTACTGAATTGCTATCGtcttattttcgatttaaacttcATTGTtgttttatctatttatttgcTTTTTGGTTACAAAATTTGTCAAACTTTTGTCTTTAGAAGATGTATTTTACTGTTTATATCTTCTGATCATGAATCTGGTGATCAAGATTCACCAGATTCATGGATATCTAAGAAAAAACCTCATCAGGTTCAGATTGAGAGCACAATGGCTTGAAACAGGAAATCTCCAACAGGATCAGATCCAGTTCATAACTCCACCTATTTTGATCAAGCACTTGGATTGATTCTTTGAAACTATCTTGGGCAAGGTTTTGTTTCTGAGTAAACTAAACCtataaattcctttttttttgggggaaatgATGACCGATTTAGGGTTCTTGAGCACCGATTTGGGCCGATTCTGATAAGAATCACCAATGACCGATTCCGCCCCcgattccatgttttaaaaccctgagaGACTGATACGCTGATGCAAAGCCCTAACATAACAGCACGAAGTAAAACCCTGCCGGAAGGTTTTTCAGTTCCGTGCCCGGTCCCGCCACAACCCTAGACTTAGTAGCACTCTATTGAGTGACACCTCAGAGATAAGATCATGGCGGAACTCGTAAAAGAAACTCTGGAAGAAGCTCATGTGAAGAGAAAATCTGATCTTGAATTACTCGATGAGGATGATAATCCAAAGAAGATAAAACCTGAGGTTTCTGGTAATAATCCCCCACTCATTGAAGAAAAATCTAGCAAAAATGACTCAGATGCAGAAGCAAACGGTGGAAACGACGAAGATGAATATGGCGATGACTCAGACGATGAAGTTGTAGACGAGAACGGTGAGCATTCCAACGGAAAATCTGTGATTGATAGTAAGGGTAAAGGAATAATGGTCGAAGACAAAGAGAAGGGTAAATTGAAGGTTGAAAACAGAAGTGAAGATGATTCTAGCGACGATGGAAATCCCTCCGACGAGGACACTGACCTTTCCGATGATCCGCTTGCTGAAGTCGATCTCGAAAACATCCTACCTTTAAGGACGCGGAGGCGGGTCGCCCAGCCGGGAGCTTATATTGTTAACGATCTCggcgatgatgatgacagtgacgATAGTGATGCCTAATTTGAACAAGGTCAGTTGGTCTGAACCACATTTTAGGTTTTAAATTTTGGAGTTCAAGATGATAATTTGGAGATGGAAGTCTGCTAATTCATTGTCTGGAATACAATGTAGTATGACCGAGTACATGATATTGGTCAATTTAAGCGACATGTTTAGTTTTGCTTAAATTGGACCAATTAATGACCTAAATTTACAATCTTCTGCGCCTTCCCCCTCTTTGTCTCCTCTTTTGCCGTCAAATGACTCTATATAATACCTCTATTTGCTTGTCATGGAAATGATTTCTGTCTCCGTCAAGTTGGGATCAACATCACACTTGGTTCTTTGCTTGTCTTGGCGTTTCTAAAGCAGATGAACCGTGGAATGTctagtttgaactttgaaggtaGTTATTTATATACTCTATATCTTAGTTCGCTTCTGGCAGACTTAGAAAAGTGATTTTGATGAATCATTAGACGGTTTTTAAACTGTATGTACTCTTCATAGTACTTCTCAccattattgttattttttcagGACTTTACAAGAACCATTTAATAATTTAAAGGCTAAATTTTGCTGTATGTGTCGGCAGTTTAGCCCATATATATAGATCTACTCACAAGTGCTAGAGGAGGTTGTGCTGATAGTTGTTTTCAGCATGATCCTTGTTTTCAAGATCCCAAAGGATAGAACACTCAAAGTTGCATGCTGGAATTGAACTAGTATTGGGATTGAATGATATATGTTATCAATTGGAACTGAAAGAGTTTGTTTTAGAGGCTAAATGCCATTAACTCCCTTTGTTTGGTAGTATTATTCTTAAACTCCGACTGCCTGAAGTAGCTATTGAGTTTTTTTGGAAAGTTGGATCTCCTAACCTCCATTGTCCAAGTTCCTCAAGCACAAAGGAAATGTTGCAAGTCTAGATGCCAGGTTGAGTTATAGCTTGTTGACTTTGGTAGATCATCTCATCTGGTTGAGATGTTGACCTTGATCATATCCAATTCACCTACCTTGAATTAAGGGTTGTAAAGCTTCCCCAAGTTAATTCTGATCTTAGGATCTAATAGGAGCGAGTCAGCCAGTCAGGTAACTTTTTTATATGCCATTGGTTCTCTTTGGTCCTCTTGCCCCACCCCAGGCATATTGGtgacatttttggcatttgtCCCCACAACTGCACCAAGTAGACCTACACTTCGAGTCCAGAATGGATTGTTCTTTGGCTTTTACTGTCTTTAAAACTTCCAGCTATGAAATGTTTAAAGGTAAAATATCAAGATGTTGGCTTTGCTTATTCTACAATCTAAATTGCTATTCTTTGATGTTGGAACAGTTTATTTGCCTTCATATTTCTCAATAGTGTGAAAATTTCCTCCCTTTGCCATTAATGGTAGTTACTTTGAGAGCCTACAGAGTAGTTGCTCTTTCATTCACCATTGTAAGTAAGGTAGCTAGGTTCTGGACAGTGTGCTGCATACTAGTTTTTGGTTCCTTGCACAGATCCCGCATATCTACATTTATATGTGTGTATTGGGAAAAGCTTATCGGTTCTTAGTAGCTTCTCCTCAAGAAGCAAATGTTTTATGTTTTATCTATCTAATACGGGAAAAAAGTTCTCTTTGTTAACTCTCTTAATTAttgattaattaaaataatcCTGATCGTGTGTTTTCTCTATGGTTACTGCATTCGTAAATTCTCTTTATTGGCAAGTACAGGGCGGACATCCTTTTGAAGCCTAAAATTTTGCCATTTGGTGCCGTAGGCCCATACCTGTCATTTCTAACATCCATGAAAGCACACAAGACTGAGTCTTCATTGTTTCAGGCATTTCAGAGGCTAACATCTGAGGGATTATTCTGAAGTCCACCATGGACCACAAAATCACATCATAGACTGTAACACTTTATCGTCTACAAATGACCTAAAGATAAAAATTCTATTTGCATCTACCCAAGCAACTGTGCATTTATAATATAATGTAAAATGAAACAATGTTGGactgttattattttttggcatATGGGCCTATATAATAACAGCTCTAGCAGTACCTAATTAGATAATTTGTCTGTTGAGGAGTCAGTAAATCCAGCCCTCCAACAGAATGAGATATTCCGAGAGGCAGGAAGAAATGCTGTGTGTCTAACCAGATGCATTACTTATGGTTCACTTTCATCAGAGCCTGACCATCTAATGACCAAAGCTGCATCACCCTCTACAATAGGGCTGGGGATGGTATACATTAATCCACTGTAACCAAATTTATTGCCTTTGACAGCATTTTGTTGTTCGCTGACATCCATGGCTTGGCTGCATGTTCATTCACTGTAGGCAAGACTAGAATGATAAAATCCTACTTTTCGATTGCAATAAAGCCAGGGTTTTCATCCAGCAATTAACAGTAACTACATTTCCTGGTGGAGTATATGTGGTTACACTTTGATCATCCACTTCTGTCTTAAGATGGAAAGGCCAGAGCAAGGGTCCTTGTGCATCTTAGATCAAGTCTATAGCAGCTCCAGTTTGCAAATACTGTGTCATGC
The nucleotide sequence above comes from Telopea speciosissima isolate NSW1024214 ecotype Mountain lineage chromosome 3, Tspe_v1, whole genome shotgun sequence. Encoded proteins:
- the LOC122654302 gene encoding histone H2A.Z-specific chaperone CHZ1-like; the encoded protein is MAELVKETLEEAHVKRKSDLELLDEDDNPKKIKPEVSGNNPPLIEEKSSKNDSDAEANGGNDEDEYGDDSDDEVVDENGEHSNGKSVIDSKGKGIMVEDKEKGKLKVENRSEDDSSDDGNPSDEDTDLSDDPLAEVDLENILPLRTRRRVAQPGAYIVNDLGDDDDSDDSDA